Genomic DNA from Haloplanus aerogenes:
CATCGGCGAGGCGGCGATCGAACGTGAGGGATCGGACGTGACCGTCGTCGCCACCCAGCGACTCGTCGGGGAGTCGCTGGACGTGGCCGAGGACCTCGCCGGATCGACGAGCGTCGAGGTGATCGACGCGCGGTCACTCTACCCCCTCGACACCGACACCATCGTCGAGAGCGTCGAGAAGACGGGACGCCTCGTCGTCGCGGACGAGAGTCCGCTCTCCTACGGCATCCACGCCGAGGTGGCTACCCGTGCCATGGAGAACGCGTTCTTCAGCCTCGACGCGCCCATCCAGCGGGTCGGCACGCCGGACACGCACGTTCCGTTCAGCCCGCCACTGGAGGACGAAGTCGTCCCCGACGGCGACGACGTGCGCGACGCCATCGACCGGATCGCATAGTGGCCCGCGTCGGACTCGTCGTCAACCCCGAGGCCGGGCGGGACATCCGTCGGCTGACCGGGGGCGCGAGCGTCGTCGACAACCACGCCAAACGGCGGGTCGCCGCCTGCCTGCTCGACGGCCTGACCGCCGTTCCCGACCCGCCCGCGGTGTCGATCCTGCCCGACCGCGCCGGCATCGCCGCGAACGTTGTCGAGGACGCACCCGACGGGGTCGCCGTCGACCGCCTCGACATCACGGTCGAAGGATCGGCGGCCGACACCCGTCGCGCAGCGGCACGCTTCCGCGAGACGGCGGATGTCATCGTCGTCCTCGGCGGCGACGGCACGACCCGCGACGCCGCGATGGAGTCAGGCGACATCCCGCTCCTCGCCGTCTCGACGGGCACGAACAACGTCGTCCCGACACCGGTCGACGGCACTATCGCGGGCGTCGCCGCGGCCGTCGTCGCCACCGAGCGCGTCGACGCCGACGCTGTGACCCGCCGCCACGGCACCGTCGAGGCCCGCGCCGAGACGCCGACGAGCGAGAAACGCGTGACCGGCCTCGCCTCCGTCGAGGTGTCCGACCGTTCGTTCGTGGGCACGCGCGCGCTGATCGATCCCGCGGATCTCGTGGGCGGCGTCGTCAGCCGCGCGCACCCGACCGAAATCGGCCTCAGCGGCGTCGCCGGCTGTCTCGACCCGTTCGATCCGGGGACGGGCGGCGGCGCCGCCCTCCATCTGTGCGATCCGGGCGAGGCGGATCGATCCGTGCGGACGGTCGTCGCACCGGGCGTGACCGCGACGGTCGGCGTGGAACGACACCGCCGACTCGACGCCGACGACCCCGCACGCTTCGACGTGCCGGACGGCGTCGTCGGCGCGGACGGCGAACGCGAACTCGAACTCGTCGACGCGACGGTCGAAATCGCCCCTCGCGAGGAGGGGCCCCGCCTCGTCGACGTGCGCGCCGCGCTCGACCGGGCGGCGCGAGCGGGCGTGTTCAGTCCAGATACGACTCGGTGACCAGCGCCGGGGCGCGGCCGGCCGCCTCGGCGACGGCGTCGAGGAACGCGCGGGCGTCGGTCGCGTCGAGGGCGCGCGTGTCGTACGTGACGTGCAGGGTGACGAGTCGGTCCAGTCGGACGCCGTCGTCGGTCGGTGTCGCACGCTGACCGACGGGGTCGAACGAGAGCGCCGCGACGGCGGGCGGGTTGACGACGCGCCCGACACCCGCATCGTCGTCTCCCGCCGCCGCGTTCGACAGCGTGAACGTCGGCGTCGGCGCGTCGTCCGGCACCTCCTCCCCACGCCGTTCGATCACCTCTGAGAGCGACCGCGTCGCCGCCTCCGCGACGACGGACGTGCCCGCCTCGTCGAGAACGGCGACGTGTTGTCCCTCGTGAATCTGGTGGGTGGCGTCGGCGTAGGTGGCGTTGAACCGCTGACACGCCGAGAGCGCCGCGGAGGCGACGAGAAAGACCACGTCGGTCACCGAAGCGTCCGCGTCGACGGCGTCGCGGGCGGCGGTGGTCGCGTCGAACAGCGCGTCGGCGTTGGCGGCGTCGAGGACGGCCGTCTCCCGCCGATACCGTTCCGCCGCCGACGGTTCGAGGCGCGTCGGTTCGGGCGACGGTTCGGCGGCCGCCGCCTCCACGTCGTCTTCGGTGATCGAATCCTGTGGCCCCGTCCCCTCGACGGTCGTCAGA
This window encodes:
- a CDS encoding NAD(+)/NADH kinase, producing the protein MARVGLVVNPEAGRDIRRLTGGASVVDNHAKRRVAACLLDGLTAVPDPPAVSILPDRAGIAANVVEDAPDGVAVDRLDITVEGSAADTRRAAARFRETADVIVVLGGDGTTRDAAMESGDIPLLAVSTGTNNVVPTPVDGTIAGVAAAVVATERVDADAVTRRHGTVEARAETPTSEKRVTGLASVEVSDRSFVGTRALIDPADLVGGVVSRAHPTEIGLSGVAGCLDPFDPGTGGGAALHLCDPGEADRSVRTVVAPGVTATVGVERHRRLDADDPARFDVPDGVVGADGERELELVDATVEIAPREEGPRLVDVRAALDRAARAGVFSPDTTR
- a CDS encoding E3 binding domain-containing protein — encoded protein: MGYVVRMPKLGLEMEQGTLLEWAVGTGDPVSEGDLVAEIESEKSIGEIDAREDGVLRRTYLDVGGAVPPGTPIGIVAAADADISDLEAEAEADLSDEVSESTAADAATETTDEADAGATAADDGAATTEEVKASPRARKRAEELGVDLTTVEGTGPQDSITEDDVEAAAERADEDDSAEEVKASPRARKRAEELGVDLTTVEGTGPQDSITEDDVEAAAAEPSPEPTRLEPSAAERYRRETAVLDAANADALFDATTAARDAVDADASVTDVVFLVASAALSACQRFNATYADATHQIHEGQHVAVLDEAGTSVVAEAATRSLSEVIERRGEEVPDDAPTPTFTLSNAAAGDDDAGVGRVVNPPAVAALSFDPVGQRATPTDDGVRLDRLVTLHVTYDTRALDATDARAFLDAVAEAAGRAPALVTESYLD